From a single Ascaphus truei isolate aAscTru1 chromosome 2, aAscTru1.hap1, whole genome shotgun sequence genomic region:
- the XCR1 gene encoding chemokine XC receptor 1, translating to MGEITDAPDYTTPYDYEITQPCNKEDIYEFGNHLTTILNSFLFIFSIIGNCLVLWILVKYENLVSLTNVFIFNLSIADLILTCWLPIFIVYHRWGWVFGVVACKTFNALFSIGFYSGIIFLTFMTFHRYLSVVDPLSALKTRKPVFGILASIISWIISIFASVPVIIYTVQINNDDFNTCEYNEIIPVLVSNYQQNLFFLIAFTVIIFCYFKILKTLLRSRFKRNHKPVNLILIIVVVYFLSWTPYNIIMFLQSLHQQQFFMDCEFIKRLDYAKYVSETLVISHCCLNPILYAFVGIKFRKHLKKLLNCYRTCKHEEEHTTIRINSQDHCHNDDGSLY from the coding sequence ATGGGAGAAATAACAGATGCTCCAGACTACACTACACCATATGATTATGAAATCACCCAGCCTTGTAACAAAGAGGACATTTATGAATTTGGTAATCATCTTACTACCATCCTGAATTCTTTTCTCTTCATCTTCAGCATCATTGGAAATTGCCTTGTCCTCTGGATCCTTGTCAAGTACGAAAATCTTGTATCTCTCACAAATGTCTTCATCTTTAATCTCTCAATTGCAGACCTTATTTTAACATGTTGGCTTCCAATTTTTATTGTGTATCACAGGTGGGGGTGGGTTTTTGGGGTTGTGGCCTGCAAGACCTTCAATGCTCTATTCTCAATTGGATTCTACAGTGGCATTATTTTCTTGACATTTATGACTTTCCATCGCTACCTTTCAGTAGTAGATCCCTTGTCAGCTCTGAAAACCAGAAAACCTGTGTTTGGAATCCTGGCTAGTATAATTAGCTGGATAATCAGCATATTTGCATCTGTTCCCGTGATAATCTATACCGTTCAAATTAATAATGATGACTTTAACACATGTGAATACAATGAAATCATTCCGGTGTTGGTAAGCAACTATCAACAGAACCTGTTCTTTCTGATTGCCTTCACTGTCATCATCTTCTGTTACTTTAAGATACTAAAGACATTACTCAGATCTCGATTCAAAAGGAATCACAAACCAGTTAATCTAATACTTATCATTGTGGTGGTATATTTTTTAAGTTGGACACCTTACAATATTATAATGTTTCTGCAATCTTTACACCAGCAGCAATTTTTTATGGACTGTGAGTTCATTAAACGCCTTGATTATGCTAAATATGTTAGTGAAACGCTGGTAATTTCTCACTGCTGTCTCAACCCTATACTATATGCATTTGTTGGGATAAAATTTAGAAAGCATTTGAAGAAACTGTTAAATTGTTACCGTACATGTAAGCACGAGGAAGAACACACTACAATTAGAATTAATTCTCAAGACCACTGTCACAATGATGATGGATCACTTTACTAA